The following DNA comes from Arcobacter cloacae.
CATAAAAATTGGTGAAACTATTTCTAAAATATTTACCAATTTTTTTGATTTTTGCGATACTTTATGAATTGAAACTCCCAAAAAAGATGAAGCAAAAATCACAACTGCCATACCAAGACTAATACTAATACTAGCTAAAATCACAGCAAAATAAGTTTCCAATAAAAAAGCATAAACAAAAAGTAAAACTGTCCCTGGACAAGGAATAATTCCTGCACTTAAAACAAAAAGTAAATCCTGTTTTTTGCTTCTTGATTTTATTAAAACGGGACTTTGTTGAGCTGTTTTTACAAAATTTAAATTTTTATTTGGTTTTATATCAAATCTTGCTTGGTTTAAACGAACACAACAAGAACAACTATTTGATTTTTTAGTAAGTTTTCTATACAAAATATATAAAGCTAAAAACATAATAATCAAAGCACTAAAATTTGTAATATACAAAATAGAGTCTTGCATAAATCTATTCATAACACTTTGAAGTACAAAAACTGAAAACATAACTAAAATAAATGCTCCAATTATATGAACAAAAGCTGTTCCTAAAGAGATTAAAAAAGCTTCAAAATATGAACTCTTAAAAGAAGAAAAATATGAAAATGCCAAAGCCTTTCCATGTCCTGGACCAAGAGAATGAATAATTCCATAAATAAACGATGCCATAAGTAAAAAAATAAGTGCAAATTTATCTTCACCTTTTTGGATTTTTACTAAATACTCTTTTATTGTTTGATTAAATTTCTCTAAAAGATTTTCTTCTTTTACAAGCTGTTCTTCTTTTTGTTTTTCAACAATTTTTTCTTCTTTAATAACTTCTTTGTTTTCTTGAATAATCTCTTCTTTTTTATCTTCTTGAACTTTTAAATCAGGAGCATCAATAGTAAAAATAACTTCATTTATGTTTGTTTGTTTTGAAACTTTATAAGGAATATACAATAACTGTTTTATATCTTCAAAAATTATTGAAAAATACTCTTCTTTATCAACTATTTTTATATATAAAATATTTTTGTCATAAATTTTATAATTCAAATCAATGTTATATTCAAAACTCAAAGCATAATCTTTTAAATTTAATCTATAATTTTTCACCTCAAAGGGTAAAGATTTTTCATTTATTTTATTATCATAAGAGATTGTAGTTAAAAAATTTTTTGGTTCTAAATAATCAATCAAAGCGTTTTCAATTAATTTTAACTCTTTCTCATCAAAAGTTGCATCAAGATTTAAATCATAAATTTTTAATAACTCTTTTGTAAATTCACTTGGAAAAGACCAAGTTACTTTTAGAGTTTTTATATACTCTTTATCTGCTTTTATTTGGGTTGATACATGAGTTTTTGGGGAATAAATAGAGCATAAAGAGCATCCAAAAAGGATACCCTTTAAAAATAAAAGTATAAATAAATATCTAATCATTTATAACTATTTGCTATCTCTTTTGCAACTGTTAACATATTATTATGCCAGTCATCTGATAATGGATTTATAGCTACAACATTTGCACCAATATTTGAAGAGATAGTTTTTGCACTATTTTGTGAAAATTGAGGTGATACAAAAACAATTTTTATATCATGTTTTTTTGCTTCTTCTACAAGTTTAACTAATTCATTAGGTTTAGGTTCTTTACCTTCAACTTCTATAGAAATTTGTTCTATTTCATATCTTTTTGCAAAATATCCCCAAGATGGGTGGAACACCATAAATGCCTTACCTTTATGTGGAGCTAAAATATTTTTAATTTCTACATCCAATTCATCTAACTCTTTTATAAATTCTTCATAATTTGCTTTGAAAAAATCGCTATTTTGTGCATCAATTTTTATCATAGCTTCATAAATGTTTTTTACTTGAATTTTTACAGAGGCTGGATCAAGCCAAATATGTGGGTCTAAACCTGAATGTTCATGTTTATCTTTGTGTTCGTGTTTGTGTTCATGCTTATGTGAATGATTATGACCTTTATGATCATCTTCTTCCTCATGATGTGTATGTGCTACCATCTCTATTTTTTCTATTCCAATAGTTGTATCTACAAAAACTGTATTTTTTACATTTTGTTTAAATTTTTTAATCCAAACTTTTTCAAAAGGGTCTCCAACTAAAAAATAAGCTTTAGAATTCATCAAAGATTTCATCTGAGATGGTTTTGGTTCATAATTATGAGGAGATGCTCCTGGCTTTACCATCACATTAATTTCATATTTATCTTTTACAATTTTTTCAACAAAATATTTTTGAGGAAGTATATTAACTGTTAGTTCTGGTTTTGAAGCATATAGAAACGAAACCAAAGCTATAAATAAAAAAATTATTTTTTTCACTTTATTATCCTTTATTTGCAACTTAGTTGCGATGTTTTTTGTGATTTTAATTTAAAATTTCTTTGATGCAACTTAGTTGTAAAACTAAATTTAAAAAAAAATTGATATAATCTTAGTATGAATAAAGTAGATAATTTAACAAACCTTACGAATATTAAGCTCACAAGTGCTAGAAAATCTATACTTGAACTCTTAATTAAGTCAAATAAGCCTCTATCTTATGAAGATATGAAAGATAATATTTCTATGGATAAGGCAACTTTTTATAGAAATATTACAATTTTTGAAGAAGAAAATATAATAAGTTCTTTTGAATCAAATGATAAAAAAAGATATTTTGAAATAAAAAGAGTTGCGCACTCTCACTTTATTTGTTCTTCATGTTCAAAAATAGAGTGTATTCATCAAGCAATAGAAATAAAACTTGATAATCATCAAATTGATACTATCATTATAAAAGGCTTGTGTTCGGACTGTTTGAAGAATTAATTTATAAAAATTTAGAAAAAATAAGTTAGAATAGAAAACTTATTCAAAATTTAGGAAGGTATAAAATGTTGGAAACAATTGGTTTACCAATAATAGCTCTTTTGCCGTTTATTGGAGCACCTATAGTTGCTTATTTAGCAACATACAACCGTCTTGCCGCTGCTTGGGGTGCTGGAGTTATAACGGTTATGGCTTTTTCGGTACTTTTACTTTATATAAAGCTTCCCTTTGAAGGTATAACTACCATTCAATCATGGACTTGGATTGAATCTATTGGATTACAATTTGCATTTAGATTAGATGGTCTTGGCTTATTATTTGCCTGTTTAATACTTGGTATTGGACTTCTTGTAATTATTTATGCAAGATATTATATTAGTGCAAAAGATTGTATGGGTAGATTTTATTCATACTTACTTCTTTTTATGGGTTCTATGCTTGGGATTGTTTTATCTGAAAATATAATTCAATTAGTTGTATTTTGGGAATTAACTTCTCTTAGTTCTTTTTTATTGATTAGTTATTGGCAACACAAAAAAGAGGGACGAGATGGTGCTAAAATGGCACTTACAATTACAGGAGCTGGTGGTCTTGCTATGCTTGCTGGGGTATTATTGCTTGGGCATATTGTTGGAAGTTATAATTTAACAGATATTCTTGCAAATGGTGAACTAATTAAAAATCATGCACTTTATACTCCTATAATTATTCTTATTTTACTTGGTGTATTTACAAAATCAGCACAATTTCCTTTCCATTTTTGGTTACCTCATGCAATGGCAGCACCAACACCAGTATCAGCATACTTACACTCAGCAACAATGGTAAAAGCTGGAATATTCTTACTAGCAAGATTATATCCATCTTTAAGTGGTACAACTGAATGGATTGTTTTAGTTAGTTTTGCTGGTATGGCTACACTTTTAATTGGTGCATTTACGGCTATGTTTAAACATGACTTAAAAGGTTTATTAGCCTATTCAACAATAAGTCATTTAGGTTTAATCACACTTTTATTTGGTTTTTCAACTCCTCTTGCTGCTGTTGCTGCTATTTTTCATATCATAAATCACGCAACTTTTAAAGCTTCACTTTTCATGGTTGCTGGAATTGTTGACCATGAAACAGGAACAAGAGATATGAGAAAACTAAGCGGTCTTTGGGCATTTATGCCTCATACTGCTACTTTAGCCATGGTTGCAGCTTCAGCAATGGCAGGAGTTCCACTGCTTAATGGATTCTTATCAAAAGAGATGTTTTTTGAAAGAGCCTTAGATGGAACAACAAGTATTAGTTTATTGATTCCTATTTTAGCAACCATAGCTGGTGTCTTTTCAGTTGCTTACTCTTTAAGATTTATACATGATGTGTTTTTTAATGGTAAAACAAAAGATTTACCTAAAACTCCACATGAACCACCAAGATTTATGAAAATTCCTGTTGATTTATTGGTAATTATCTGTTTTGCAGTTGGAACTATTCCTATGTTTACAGTTGCTCCTATGTTAGCAGTTGCTGTAATGGGTTCTTTACAAACAGAATTACCGCAATATTCTCTTGCTATTTGGCATGGATTTAATACTCCACTTATTATGAGTATAATAGCTTTTGTTGGTGGTATTCTATTATATACACAAAGAAAAACAACTTTTGCTTTATATGAAAAATATTTAGAAAAAGTTGACGCTAGAGTTCCATTTAATTTATTAATGAAAGGTATTTTTAGTTTTTCAAATAAAATTACTGCATCTTTTGATAAAAGTTCATTACAAAGCATGATAGCTTGGTTTATAGGAGCTTCACTTGTTATTGGTTTTGCTGGATTTACTTATGGAAATTCACCATTATTTGGAAATAGAGAATTTTTAAGTGTAGACTGGATTAGTATAATAGCAGCTGGAATTTTAATATTTGCAACTTTTGCAACTGCATTTTTACACCATAAAAGACTATTATCTTTAATTACTATTGGAATAGTTGGATTAATCGTTTCATTAATTTTTATTAAATTCTCAGCACCTGATTTAGCACTAACTCAATTAAGTGTTGAAGTTGTAACTATTGTTTTAATTTTATTAGCATTGTATTATTTAC
Coding sequences within:
- a CDS encoding nickel/cobalt transporter; this encodes MIRYLFILLFLKGILFGCSLCSIYSPKTHVSTQIKADKEYIKTLKVTWSFPSEFTKELLKIYDLNLDATFDEKELKLIENALIDYLEPKNFLTTISYDNKINEKSLPFEVKNYRLNLKDYALSFEYNIDLNYKIYDKNILYIKIVDKEEYFSIIFEDIKQLLYIPYKVSKQTNINEVIFTIDAPDLKVQEDKKEEIIQENKEVIKEEKIVEKQKEEQLVKEENLLEKFNQTIKEYLVKIQKGEDKFALIFLLMASFIYGIIHSLGPGHGKALAFSYFSSFKSSYFEAFLISLGTAFVHIIGAFILVMFSVFVLQSVMNRFMQDSILYITNFSALIIMFLALYILYRKLTKKSNSCSCCVRLNQARFDIKPNKNLNFVKTAQQSPVLIKSRSKKQDLLFVLSAGIIPCPGTVLLFVYAFLLETYFAVILASISISLGMAVVIFASSFLGVSIHKVSQKSKKLVNILEIVSPIFMFILALLLFFSITI
- a CDS encoding metal ABC transporter solute-binding protein, Zn/Mn family: MKKIIFLFIALVSFLYASKPELTVNILPQKYFVEKIVKDKYEINVMVKPGASPHNYEPKPSQMKSLMNSKAYFLVGDPFEKVWIKKFKQNVKNTVFVDTTIGIEKIEMVAHTHHEEEDDHKGHNHSHKHEHKHEHKDKHEHSGLDPHIWLDPASVKIQVKNIYEAMIKIDAQNSDFFKANYEEFIKELDELDVEIKNILAPHKGKAFMVFHPSWGYFAKRYEIEQISIEVEGKEPKPNELVKLVEEAKKHDIKIVFVSPQFSQNSAKTISSNIGANVVAINPLSDDWHNNMLTVAKEIANSYK
- a CDS encoding Fur family transcriptional regulator — protein: MNKVDNLTNLTNIKLTSARKSILELLIKSNKPLSYEDMKDNISMDKATFYRNITIFEEENIISSFESNDKKRYFEIKRVAHSHFICSSCSKIECIHQAIEIKLDNHQIDTIIIKGLCSDCLKN
- a CDS encoding monovalent cation/H+ antiporter subunit A, with translation MLETIGLPIIALLPFIGAPIVAYLATYNRLAAAWGAGVITVMAFSVLLLYIKLPFEGITTIQSWTWIESIGLQFAFRLDGLGLLFACLILGIGLLVIIYARYYISAKDCMGRFYSYLLLFMGSMLGIVLSENIIQLVVFWELTSLSSFLLISYWQHKKEGRDGAKMALTITGAGGLAMLAGVLLLGHIVGSYNLTDILANGELIKNHALYTPIIILILLGVFTKSAQFPFHFWLPHAMAAPTPVSAYLHSATMVKAGIFLLARLYPSLSGTTEWIVLVSFAGMATLLIGAFTAMFKHDLKGLLAYSTISHLGLITLLFGFSTPLAAVAAIFHIINHATFKASLFMVAGIVDHETGTRDMRKLSGLWAFMPHTATLAMVAASAMAGVPLLNGFLSKEMFFERALDGTTSISLLIPILATIAGVFSVAYSLRFIHDVFFNGKTKDLPKTPHEPPRFMKIPVDLLVIICFAVGTIPMFTVAPMLAVAVMGSLQTELPQYSLAIWHGFNTPLIMSIIAFVGGILLYTQRKTTFALYEKYLEKVDARVPFNLLMKGIFSFSNKITASFDKSSLQSMIAWFIGASLVIGFAGFTYGNSPLFGNREFLSVDWISIIAAGILIFATFATAFLHHKRLLSLITIGIVGLIVSLIFIKFSAPDLALTQLSVEVVTIVLILLALYYLPQTTPKESSKLRINRDLIISTLAAVGVFVLTLAVLSREYTTIGQYFLENSVSGGGGTNVVNVILVDFRGFDTLGEITVLAIAGLGIFAMLQGLRLYAPKYDERGFAWSNDMHPPMMQTVTRLVLPLMLMVSVYIFLRGHNLPGGGFIAGLIAAVALIVQYLANGIEWTKAKLKFEKESLIAYGLLVATITGLVSILLGYPFLTSAFTHLHWPVVGEFEIASAIAFDLGVFLVVVGSTVLILVQLGQLSKNSHSFSEKIKDEEGKN